From Bacillus pumilus, one genomic window encodes:
- the fosM gene encoding FosM family fosfomycin resistance protein, whose translation MSIKGINHLLFSVSDLETSIDFYTNVFDATLLVKGKKTAYFDLNGLWLALNVEKDIPRQDIQHSYTHIAFSIDEEDVDHMYNKLKHLNVNILPGRPRDEKDHQSIYFTDPDGHKFEFHTGAMKDRIDYYKQEKAHMEFFDE comes from the coding sequence ATGTCGATAAAAGGAATCAATCATTTGTTATTTTCTGTCTCTGATTTAGAAACCTCTATTGATTTTTACACAAACGTATTTGACGCCACTTTATTAGTAAAAGGAAAAAAGACAGCTTACTTTGATTTGAACGGGCTATGGCTTGCCCTGAATGTGGAAAAAGACATTCCTCGTCAAGACATTCAGCACTCTTACACGCACATCGCTTTTTCAATTGATGAAGAGGATGTAGATCACATGTACAACAAGCTAAAACATTTGAACGTCAACATCTTGCCAGGCCGTCCGAGAGATGAAAAAGATCATCAGTCGATCTACTTTACGGACCCTGATGGACATAAATTTGAGTTTCATACCGGGGCCATGAAAGATCGAATCGATTATTACAAGCAAGAAAAAGCTCATATGGAATTTTTTGATGAATGA
- a CDS encoding polysaccharide deacetylase family protein, producing the protein MKKTCMLIAVGLLVLLISGCMGTKEQTIGNQQVVKEEKGPLRLKETEEIQQTEAEVIDTQSWIVQKEPVELPILMYHSISSGSSLRVPKSEFAAHMKWLKDNGYVTLSPEEAYRVFTTNTKPSEKCVLITFDDGYTDNYTKAFPILKQYRMKATIFMIAQSIGRPNHLTDEQMDEMIANGLSIESHTIHHLELNRLSREQQKEELKGSKTFFDQRFSQRTRMVSYPVGRYNEDTLKLAKEAGYQMAVTTEPGHAKKEQGMMSLHRIRVSPGLSPESFGRLVEGNR; encoded by the coding sequence ATGAAAAAAACATGTATGTTGATTGCGGTTGGTCTTTTGGTGCTGCTCATTTCGGGCTGTATGGGAACGAAGGAGCAAACGATAGGAAACCAGCAAGTAGTCAAAGAGGAAAAGGGTCCATTACGATTAAAAGAAACAGAAGAGATTCAGCAGACAGAAGCGGAAGTGATTGATACACAAAGCTGGATTGTGCAAAAGGAGCCGGTAGAGCTTCCGATTTTGATGTATCACAGCATCTCCAGCGGCAGCTCGCTTCGTGTACCAAAGAGCGAGTTTGCGGCTCATATGAAATGGCTGAAGGACAACGGCTATGTCACGCTGTCGCCAGAAGAAGCGTACCGCGTCTTCACAACAAATACGAAGCCAAGTGAAAAGTGTGTCCTCATTACATTCGATGATGGATATACCGATAACTATACAAAGGCATTCCCGATTTTAAAGCAGTATAGAATGAAGGCAACGATTTTCATGATTGCGCAATCCATTGGCCGCCCGAACCACTTAACGGATGAACAGATGGATGAAATGATAGCAAATGGACTATCGATTGAGAGTCATACCATTCATCATTTAGAGCTCAATCGTTTATCAAGGGAGCAGCAGAAAGAGGAATTAAAAGGGTCAAAGACATTCTTTGATCAACGTTTTTCTCAGCGTACGAGAATGGTCAGCTATCCTGTCGGGCGCTATAACGAAGATACGCTAAAGCTAGCGAAGGAAGCCGGTTATCAAATGGCTGTCACCACTGAACCAGGACATGCGAAAAAGGAACAAGGCATGATGTCCTTGCATCGTATCCGCGTGTCACCGGGACTTTCACCCGAAAGCTTTGGCAGACTGGTAGAGGGGAATCGATAG
- the ribD gene encoding bifunctional diaminohydroxyphosphoribosylaminopyrimidine deaminase/5-amino-6-(5-phosphoribosylamino)uracil reductase RibD has protein sequence MPHHERYMNLALENARAMKGQTSPNPLVGAVIVRENEIVGVGAHMKAGEPHAEIHALKMAGDKAKRATIYVTLEPCSHHGRTGPCAEALVKAGVETVVVAALDPNPLVAGRGIAILQDAGIQVITGVLEQESILMNEVFNHFITKKTPFVTLKAGITLDGKIASATSDSKWITSETSRYDAHHIRSINDAILVGAQTVIHDDPSLTARIPNGNHPIRIVLDSKLSTPLTAKIVTDQTAPTWIFTTKQANEGKRAALEAAGVSVFITDSDTRVPLQEVLQVLGERNVSSLMIEGGGQINASFLEQQLVDKLVIYMAPKLIGGRLSPSFFGGEGIRLMSDAIELDQLSVEPLGKDIKITGYPVYQ, from the coding sequence TTGCCACATCATGAGCGATATATGAATCTAGCCCTTGAAAATGCACGGGCAATGAAAGGTCAGACCTCTCCAAACCCGCTCGTCGGGGCTGTGATTGTGCGAGAGAATGAAATTGTTGGTGTCGGTGCTCACATGAAAGCCGGTGAACCGCATGCTGAAATTCATGCACTTAAAATGGCTGGAGACAAGGCAAAAAGAGCCACCATTTATGTGACCCTCGAGCCTTGTTCCCATCACGGCCGCACAGGCCCTTGCGCGGAAGCACTTGTGAAAGCAGGCGTCGAAACCGTTGTCGTGGCAGCGCTTGACCCGAACCCGCTTGTCGCAGGCCGCGGGATTGCCATCTTACAAGATGCTGGCATCCAAGTGATTACAGGCGTACTGGAACAGGAATCCATTCTCATGAATGAAGTGTTTAATCATTTTATTACGAAAAAAACACCTTTCGTGACGCTCAAGGCAGGTATTACCTTAGACGGAAAAATTGCGTCTGCTACGTCTGACAGCAAATGGATTACATCTGAGACATCCCGTTATGATGCTCATCATATCCGCAGTATCAATGATGCGATTTTGGTCGGTGCTCAAACGGTTATTCATGACGACCCTTCACTAACTGCACGGATTCCAAATGGGAATCATCCGATTCGAATTGTTTTAGACTCTAAGCTGTCAACACCGCTGACAGCAAAGATCGTCACTGATCAGACGGCACCTACATGGATCTTTACGACAAAGCAAGCCAATGAGGGAAAACGAGCCGCTTTAGAAGCAGCTGGCGTCAGTGTCTTTATAACAGATAGCGACACGCGGGTGCCCCTGCAAGAAGTGCTTCAAGTGCTGGGAGAAAGAAATGTCTCCTCCCTCATGATTGAAGGCGGCGGCCAGATCAATGCCTCATTTTTAGAACAGCAGCTTGTAGATAAATTGGTCATCTATATGGCACCTAAACTCATTGGCGGTCGGCTGTCCCCTTCCTTTTTTGGAGGCGAAGGCATACGCCTCATGAGTGATGCCATCGAATTGGATCAACTCTCAGTAGAACCACTAGGGAAAGATATCAAAATAACGGGCTATCCTGTTTATCAATAA
- a CDS encoding GTP cyclohydrolase II — translation MDKHTDLKTAILKDKIKRVQQEDGYIYITGPIKLPVNLDGRTVMFNWYSWLKDDGKEPLSDEALIESLSSRQLADHQQSSVLVYGEFEHADEALIRMHSICHTGDIFGSKRCDCGFQLKQSMRMIEDNGAGALFYLANHEGRGIGLFSKAMAYILQENGYDTVEANEALGFEDDTRQYEEAIAVLQTLRTKPVRLITNNPKKTDAISHAGLSLSGRIPLWGDVSEFNEKYLQTKINRSGHMKAEQEVRTIATS, via the coding sequence ATGGACAAACACACAGATCTTAAAACAGCCATTTTAAAAGATAAAATCAAACGAGTACAGCAAGAAGACGGGTATATATATATCACTGGACCCATTAAATTGCCAGTGAATTTAGACGGCAGAACCGTGATGTTCAACTGGTATTCATGGTTAAAAGACGATGGAAAAGAGCCATTGTCAGATGAAGCTTTAATTGAAAGCCTCTCGTCCCGCCAGCTTGCCGATCATCAGCAGTCAAGCGTTCTAGTGTATGGGGAGTTCGAGCACGCTGACGAAGCCCTTATCCGCATGCATTCCATTTGCCACACTGGTGATATTTTCGGAAGCAAGCGCTGCGACTGCGGGTTCCAATTGAAGCAGTCCATGCGGATGATTGAAGACAATGGTGCAGGTGCACTGTTCTATTTAGCCAATCATGAAGGCCGCGGTATTGGACTTTTCAGTAAAGCCATGGCTTATATTCTTCAAGAAAACGGCTACGATACAGTAGAAGCGAACGAAGCACTCGGCTTTGAAGATGACACGCGTCAATATGAAGAAGCCATCGCCGTTCTTCAAACACTTCGTACAAAGCCGGTCAGACTCATTACCAATAATCCGAAAAAGACAGATGCCATCAGCCATGCAGGTCTATCTCTTTCTGGACGCATTCCGCTTTGGGGTGATGTCTCGGAGTTTAACGAAAAATACTTGCAGACAAAAATCAACCGCTCAGGTCACATGAAGGCGGAGCAAGAGGTGCGTACGATTGCCACATCATGA
- a CDS encoding PTS sugar transporter subunit IIB, giving the protein MKRIILACAAGMSTSIVVSKMKAAAEAKELDYDIYAIPEGAIADELEEHGEDVQVILLGPQVSFMKKAAEKTAAPYQIPVDVINVRLYGTANGEKILEHALKLANES; this is encoded by the coding sequence ATGAAACGAATCATTCTCGCTTGTGCCGCAGGAATGTCGACGTCCATTGTAGTGTCCAAAATGAAGGCTGCTGCAGAAGCTAAAGAGCTGGATTATGATATCTACGCCATACCTGAAGGGGCCATTGCGGATGAATTAGAAGAGCATGGAGAAGATGTGCAGGTGATTTTACTTGGACCGCAAGTAAGCTTTATGAAAAAGGCAGCAGAAAAAACAGCGGCACCTTATCAAATACCTGTCGATGTCATCAATGTGAGATTATACGGAACAGCGAACGGGGAAAAAATACTAGAGCATGCTCTGAAACTAGCAAATGAATCTTAA
- a CDS encoding glycoside hydrolase family 1 protein, which yields MNRIEIPSDFILGAAASAWQTEGWKGKQVHQDSYIDSWYKEGYHVWHEGYGPAGATNFYERYPEDVALMSEIGLTHYRTSINWSRFLIDYEKGIVDETYARYIDDLINGLIAAGVEPMFCLEHYELPAVLLEKYGGWSSKHVVELFVLYAEKVFERYGDRVKHWFSFNEPIVVQTRVYLDAIRYPFEQNTKKWMQWNYHKALATAKVVKLFREMGLKESTGAKIGVILNPEVTYARSSAPHDQEAARMYDLFFNRMFLDPSIKGEYPEELLDVLKKHDILFDSTEEELQVIKNHTVDVVGLNLYYPHRVKAPSKAWNEGTPFHPSYYYDMFELPGRKMNPFRGWEIYPNIVYDMGMRIKEEYGNIEWFVAENGMGVEKEERFKNEDGIIDDQYRISFISQHLKRALQAKAEGSNCTGYMLWAFTDNVSPMNAFKNRYGLVEIQLENERNRQLKSSAYWYQTLIKTRELKVETEVIYR from the coding sequence ATGAACAGAATCGAGATTCCAAGTGATTTTATCCTAGGTGCAGCGGCTTCTGCTTGGCAAACAGAGGGATGGAAGGGAAAGCAGGTGCATCAGGATTCGTACATTGATTCATGGTATAAGGAAGGATATCACGTGTGGCACGAAGGATATGGTCCGGCTGGTGCGACGAACTTTTACGAGCGCTATCCTGAAGATGTGGCCTTAATGAGTGAGATTGGACTGACACATTATAGGACATCGATCAATTGGTCGAGGTTTCTCATAGATTACGAGAAGGGGATTGTGGATGAGACCTATGCCCGTTACATTGATGACTTGATCAATGGATTAATTGCAGCAGGTGTAGAGCCAATGTTTTGCTTAGAGCATTATGAGCTTCCTGCCGTTTTGCTTGAGAAGTATGGCGGATGGTCATCAAAGCATGTCGTCGAGCTGTTTGTTCTCTATGCGGAAAAAGTGTTTGAGCGCTACGGGGACAGGGTCAAACATTGGTTTAGCTTTAATGAACCAATTGTTGTCCAAACACGTGTTTATCTAGATGCCATCCGTTATCCCTTTGAGCAAAATACGAAAAAATGGATGCAGTGGAACTATCATAAAGCGCTGGCAACAGCAAAAGTGGTGAAGCTGTTTCGGGAGATGGGATTGAAGGAATCGACAGGTGCAAAAATCGGGGTGATTCTCAATCCAGAAGTGACGTATGCAAGATCCTCTGCCCCGCATGATCAAGAAGCGGCACGGATGTATGATTTGTTTTTCAATCGAATGTTCTTAGATCCCTCCATCAAAGGGGAGTATCCAGAGGAATTGCTCGATGTGTTGAAAAAGCATGATATTCTTTTTGATTCGACAGAGGAAGAGCTTCAGGTCATCAAGAATCATACGGTCGATGTCGTCGGGCTCAACTTATACTATCCGCATCGTGTCAAGGCACCGAGTAAGGCGTGGAACGAAGGGACGCCATTTCATCCGTCTTATTATTACGATATGTTTGAGCTGCCAGGGAGAAAAATGAATCCATTCAGAGGCTGGGAAATCTACCCAAATATTGTCTATGATATGGGGATGAGAATAAAAGAAGAATACGGAAATATCGAGTGGTTTGTAGCCGAAAACGGGATGGGTGTAGAAAAGGAAGAACGGTTTAAAAATGAAGACGGTATCATTGATGATCAGTATCGCATTTCATTTATCAGCCAGCATTTGAAGCGGGCACTTCAAGCGAAAGCAGAAGGATCAAATTGCACGGGCTATATGCTGTGGGCTTTTACGGATAATGTCTCACCGATGAATGCCTTTAAAAACCGCTACGGATTAGTCGAAATCCAGCTGGAAAATGAACGGAATCGCCAGTTGAAATCATCAGCGTATTGGTACCAGACATTAATCAAAACAAGGGAACTGAAGGTTGAAACAGAAGTCATCTATCGATAG
- a CDS encoding mannonate dehydratase, giving the protein MNMQFRWYGEDDPVSLAHIRQIPGMKGIVSAVYDVPAGDLWPEERIAHVKAQIERHELSFEVVESLPVHEDIKLGKPSRDVYIKHYQENIRRLAKHGVKVICYNFMPVLDWTRTQLDLPLADQSTTLAYFQHQLEHMDIETDPFSLPGWDISYTQEEMKQLMTDYRKLGAERLFENLSYFLQHIIPVAAEEKINMALHPDDPPWDIFGLPRIVSNEKQLDRILQIDGRSQHGLTFCSGSLGCHAQNDIPSLARKYAKKGRIHFAHLRNVLVHENGDFEESAHLSSAGSLDMGAIMKALYEEGFAGYVRPDHGRMIFGETGRPGYGLYDRALGAMYLQGIWEGLHVQSRKGKVAT; this is encoded by the coding sequence ATGAACATGCAATTTAGGTGGTACGGAGAGGACGATCCTGTTTCACTCGCACATATACGTCAAATTCCAGGCATGAAAGGCATTGTGAGTGCCGTCTATGATGTCCCAGCTGGTGACCTGTGGCCTGAGGAAAGGATTGCTCATGTAAAAGCACAGATTGAGAGACATGAACTTTCCTTTGAGGTCGTGGAAAGTCTTCCTGTCCATGAAGATATTAAACTTGGAAAGCCGAGCAGAGACGTCTATATCAAGCATTATCAAGAAAATATCCGACGATTAGCGAAGCACGGTGTGAAGGTCATTTGTTATAACTTCATGCCTGTCCTCGATTGGACACGAACGCAGCTAGACCTTCCATTAGCTGATCAATCCACGACCCTTGCCTATTTTCAGCATCAACTAGAACACATGGATATAGAGACAGATCCATTTTCGCTGCCAGGATGGGATATCTCTTATACACAGGAGGAAATGAAACAATTGATGACTGATTACAGGAAGCTTGGGGCAGAAAGGCTATTCGAGAACCTGTCTTATTTTCTACAACATATCATTCCGGTGGCAGCGGAAGAAAAGATCAACATGGCACTCCATCCAGATGACCCTCCTTGGGATATATTCGGACTGCCTCGTATTGTCAGTAATGAAAAGCAGTTGGATCGTATTCTTCAAATCGATGGACGCTCTCAACACGGTCTTACCTTTTGCTCTGGTTCACTCGGCTGTCATGCGCAGAACGATATACCGTCACTTGCGCGTAAATATGCGAAAAAAGGACGTATCCACTTTGCTCATTTGCGCAATGTTCTCGTGCATGAAAACGGTGATTTTGAAGAGTCAGCACACCTTTCATCAGCAGGTAGTCTCGATATGGGGGCAATTATGAAGGCTTTGTATGAAGAGGGATTTGCTGGTTATGTCCGTCCGGATCATGGGCGTATGATTTTTGGCGAGACAGGCAGACCTGGCTACGGTTTATATGATCGAGCGCTTGGGGCTATGTATTTGCAAGGAATTTGGGAAGGACTTCACGTTCAATCGAGGAAAGGGAAGGTGGCGACATGA
- a CDS encoding PTS lactose/cellobiose transporter subunit IIA, whose product MTVLEEMQGAAFQIIAHAGEARSHYVEAIRLARADDFEKAQQLIEKGEEAFRSIHNLHLSLIQKEAAGEQLPFSLLLIHAEDQMLTTETIHLLAIEMIEMCKKMNALSK is encoded by the coding sequence ATGACGGTATTAGAGGAAATGCAGGGAGCAGCCTTTCAAATCATTGCTCATGCAGGCGAGGCAAGAAGTCATTATGTCGAAGCGATTCGTCTAGCAAGAGCAGATGATTTTGAAAAAGCACAGCAGTTGATTGAAAAAGGGGAGGAAGCGTTTCGAAGCATCCACAACCTGCACTTGTCGCTGATCCAAAAAGAGGCGGCAGGTGAGCAGCTTCCCTTTTCTTTACTGCTGATACACGCAGAAGATCAAATGCTCACAACAGAGACCATTCATCTGCTCGCCATCGAAATGATCGAAATGTGTAAAAAAATGAACGCCCTGTCAAAATAG